One window of Anaerolineales bacterium genomic DNA carries:
- a CDS encoding toprim domain-containing protein, protein MENILSAAEEILGTAVRVEDHRNWAIFWCPFHNDASREGEGGQPNFGVNLQSGYWKCLRCGASGGSLKSLQKKLGQDWKPSVSATTPTRPKRPPTQVQLLDEAVSEARSVVQRSPAWDYLAGRGVTPYTALVYGLGYGIPVPRVHREIIDAARQSMMVRRDGIWLWAGGVVYADPPTHPAVMNVRYIPEEQLPKGTRNFTPLKNHKTWGNRVQPLGSWRITPTTRTLIVLEGLFDMLITAQKIHQLGREADTVAVYTNGASPSAKMHQWLREHPQYEYLLLRDPDKAGVEWAQSVSASIRHGGAKVRTLRPPDQLDPDEAILSGWWPSIL, encoded by the coding sequence ATGGAAAACATCCTGTCCGCCGCCGAAGAAATTTTGGGAACGGCGGTTCGAGTGGAGGATCATCGCAATTGGGCCATCTTCTGGTGTCCCTTCCATAACGACGCGAGTCGGGAAGGGGAGGGTGGGCAACCCAACTTCGGCGTCAACCTGCAGAGCGGATACTGGAAGTGCCTGCGCTGTGGCGCCAGTGGTGGTTCGCTGAAGTCATTACAAAAAAAGCTGGGTCAAGATTGGAAGCCAAGTGTATCGGCGACTACACCGACACGCCCCAAACGTCCGCCGACACAGGTGCAACTGCTCGATGAAGCCGTGTCGGAAGCGCGCTCGGTTGTACAGCGTTCCCCTGCCTGGGACTATCTGGCTGGGCGCGGCGTGACACCCTATACCGCACTGGTCTACGGACTTGGCTATGGCATTCCCGTTCCACGAGTCCATCGTGAGATCATCGATGCTGCACGGCAATCCATGATGGTGCGGCGTGACGGCATCTGGCTGTGGGCGGGCGGTGTGGTGTATGCCGACCCGCCGACACACCCGGCTGTGATGAACGTGCGTTACATCCCGGAGGAGCAACTGCCAAAAGGCACGCGCAATTTCACACCGCTCAAGAATCACAAGACCTGGGGCAATCGCGTACAACCGCTCGGAAGCTGGCGCATCACTCCCACCACGCGCACGTTGATCGTGCTGGAAGGATTGTTCGACATGCTCATCACCGCCCAGAAGATCCACCAACTGGGACGCGAAGCTGACACGGTCGCGGTCTACACCAACGGCGCCAGTCCCTCCGCAAAAATGCACCAGTGGTTGCGCGAACATCCGCAGTATGAGTACCTGCTATTGCGCGACCCGGACAAAGCCGGCGTCGAATGGGCACAAAGTGTGTCGGCATCCATCCGACACGGTGGCGCGAAAGTGCGCACCCTGCGACCTCCCGACCAACTCGATCCGGACGAAGCCATCCTGAGTGGATGGTGGCCGTCCATTCTATAA
- the tnpB gene encoding IS200/IS605 family element transposase accessory protein TnpB, which produces MEIYRAYKTELDLTKAQITACSRNAGAARFAYNWGLSRKMEAYRLGQKTPTAIDLHKELIALKKTQFNWMYEVSKCAPQEALRDLDNAFRRFFQRVKQKRAGKNIKVGFPQFKTKNRSPARFRLTGKIHVFEKRIQLPRLGLLRMKEHGYLPTHNIHILSATISEKADRWYVSLKVKMEIPDPENSNKPVAGVDLGIHRMAQVSDGLYFENPHSLGQALRKIKHLQRTVSRRKKGSANRQKAVRKLAKAHAHVANIRKASIHQATTWLAKSKSIIMVEKLNVMGLMKNHRLAQAISDVSWHEFQRQLTYKGIWYGCDVRMADPYFPSTKRCSRCGQVKVSISLGERIYHCDICGFEIDRDLNAAINLEQLIYMA; this is translated from the coding sequence ATGGAAATCTATCGTGCCTACAAAACTGAGTTGGACCTAACCAAAGCCCAAATAACGGCTTGTAGCCGGAATGCTGGTGCGGCGCGCTTCGCTTACAACTGGGGTTTATCCCGTAAGATGGAGGCGTATCGACTTGGACAAAAGACACCCACCGCCATCGACCTGCACAAGGAGCTCATCGCCCTCAAGAAAACTCAATTTAACTGGATGTATGAAGTTTCAAAGTGTGCACCCCAGGAAGCCCTGCGTGATCTGGACAATGCCTTTCGACGCTTTTTTCAAAGGGTGAAGCAGAAGAGAGCGGGCAAAAATATCAAGGTGGGTTTTCCACAATTCAAAACGAAAAATCGCAGCCCGGCTCGTTTTCGTCTGACCGGCAAGATACATGTTTTTGAAAAAAGGATCCAATTACCACGTCTGGGTCTCCTGCGAATGAAAGAACACGGATATTTACCCACCCACAATATTCATATTCTGAGTGCCACGATCAGTGAAAAAGCTGATCGTTGGTACGTTTCACTAAAGGTAAAAATGGAAATACCTGATCCGGAAAATTCCAACAAGCCGGTCGCCGGTGTGGATCTTGGAATTCATCGCATGGCACAAGTGAGCGATGGCCTGTATTTCGAAAACCCACATAGTTTGGGACAGGCTCTTAGAAAGATCAAACACTTACAGCGCACGGTATCTCGTCGGAAGAAAGGAAGTGCCAATCGCCAGAAGGCTGTACGAAAACTTGCGAAAGCACATGCGCATGTGGCAAACATTCGAAAAGCCTCCATCCACCAGGCTACAACCTGGCTAGCTAAATCCAAGTCAATCATCATGGTCGAAAAACTAAACGTCATGGGGTTGATGAAAAATCATCGCCTGGCACAAGCCATTTCCGATGTGAGCTGGCATGAGTTTCAGCGCCAGTTGACTTACAAAGGTATATGGTATGGCTGTGACGTACGTATGGCTGATCCATATTTTCCTTCCACAAAGCGTTGTTCGCGATGTGGGCAGGTGAAAGTAAGTATCTCCTTGGGTGAGCGCATATATCACTGCGATATCTGTGGTTTTGAGATTGATCGTGACTTGAATGCAGCCATAAATCTTGAGCAATTGATATATATGGCCTAA
- the ssb gene encoding single-stranded DNA-binding protein, which translates to MSKQYNKSVFVGHLGGEPEMRYTPTGTAVTTFNVATNDQYNNEKGETVKVTTWFRCTAWSKLGEVCNQYLKKGSKVLIEGRLTPDKATGRPRIWIRQDGTAAADYELKVLEIHFLDNKNNEPAVAQADTAEDDIQY; encoded by the coding sequence ATGTCCAAGCAATACAACAAATCAGTGTTCGTCGGTCACCTCGGTGGTGAACCAGAAATGCGCTACACCCCGACAGGCACAGCCGTGACGACGTTCAACGTTGCCACCAATGACCAGTACAACAACGAGAAGGGCGAGACGGTCAAGGTCACCACCTGGTTCCGCTGTACAGCGTGGAGCAAACTCGGTGAGGTCTGCAACCAGTATCTGAAAAAAGGCAGCAAGGTGTTGATCGAAGGCCGGCTGACACCGGACAAAGCCACGGGCCGTCCACGCATCTGGATTCGTCAAGACGGCACGGCTGCGGCGGATTACGAACTCAAAGTCTTGGAGATCCATTTCCTGGATAACAAGAACAATGAGCCGGCTGTCGCGCAAGCAGATACGGCTGAAGACGACATTCAGTATTAA
- the radC gene encoding DNA repair protein RadC, with translation MNDNNSLLLQSPSTYEQPILKTMPLREQPAYRITQDPTACNITELMAAVIGGAKQIELSQALLARFDGDIRRLYQAHPSELAKVKGIHQATAIRIKAALNLGLRLSMPSDERTAINSPADAAALVQAEMSLLEKEHLRTILLDRRNRVLEIVEVYQGSVNSSQVRVGEVFQAAISRHASALILIHNHPSGDPTPSPDDVAVTRAIVQAGKLLDIDLLDHLVIGQGKWVSLKERGLGFN, from the coding sequence ATGAACGACAACAATTCCCTGTTGCTCCAATCCCCGTCCACCTATGAACAACCCATCCTCAAGACCATGCCCCTGCGCGAACAACCTGCTTATCGCATCACCCAGGATCCCACTGCCTGCAACATCACCGAACTCATGGCCGCAGTGATCGGCGGGGCCAAACAGATCGAACTCTCGCAGGCGCTGCTGGCGCGTTTCGATGGCGACATCCGTCGCCTGTACCAGGCGCATCCCTCCGAACTCGCCAAAGTAAAAGGCATCCATCAGGCAACCGCCATCCGCATCAAGGCGGCGCTCAATCTGGGGTTGCGTTTGAGTATGCCAAGCGATGAACGCACGGCGATCAACTCACCAGCCGATGCTGCTGCACTGGTGCAGGCTGAAATGTCATTGCTCGAAAAGGAACATTTGAGAACGATCCTGCTGGACCGCCGCAACCGCGTGCTGGAGATCGTGGAGGTGTATCAGGGATCGGTTAATTCCTCCCAGGTGCGGGTGGGCGAGGTCTTTCAAGCCGCAATCAGCCGCCATGCCTCCGCCCTGATTTTGATTCATAACCATCCTTCCGGTGACCCCACGCCTTCGCCGGATGATGTGGCGGTCACACGTGCCATTGTGCAGGCCGGCAAACTGCTTGACATCGACCTGCTGGATCATCTCGTGATCGGGCAGGGCAAGTGGGTCAGCCTCAAAGAACGCGGGTTAGGCTTCAACTAG
- a CDS encoding 26S protease regulatory subunit, producing the protein MSNYDQISPISNVARVRAIEDNGCRLYLEFPNGVVTTVSNDEPFEFRVGSVVLVRINENYIESAPDELWPEPPFIGVVRLKLADTTIVDVGGRWIMLPTNDIVYSEGNTVEAKNSSGVIRVLAKDPIKYLDLPAIDDATISSFKLAKGAIKDTFDDFGGLQDVVERARKLIEVPLQHKDNLAKIGTRPIKGVLFTGQPGTGKTMLARIIANSTKSTFYEISGPVIFSKWYGQSEELLRKLFADAAQQEQAIIFFDEIDSVAGQRADESHEVSRRVVAQLLTLMDGFTKNNVVVIATSNRPQDIDAALRRPGRFDWEINFPLPNRQDRELILQTSAKHLAISGDLPHAWVAQNTERWSAADLAAIWTEAGLLAAADDRSVILTEDYIGGFELVKDQKRRAVKLSMKGDAK; encoded by the coding sequence ATGAGTAATTATGATCAAATAAGCCCGATAAGCAATGTTGCCAGGGTTCGTGCCATCGAGGATAATGGCTGCCGACTTTATTTGGAATTTCCAAATGGTGTGGTCACTACGGTCAGTAATGATGAGCCATTTGAATTTAGAGTCGGCTCTGTCGTTTTAGTCCGTATTAACGAGAATTATATTGAGTCCGCTCCTGATGAATTGTGGCCCGAACCGCCATTTATCGGCGTAGTTCGATTAAAGCTCGCGGATACTACTATTGTCGATGTTGGTGGTCGTTGGATCATGCTTCCCACAAACGATATCGTCTATAGTGAAGGGAATACCGTTGAAGCAAAGAATTCTTCTGGGGTAATTCGTGTCCTGGCAAAAGACCCTATTAAGTACCTTGACCTGCCAGCTATTGATGATGCCACCATTTCGAGTTTTAAATTGGCAAAAGGGGCAATTAAAGACACCTTTGATGACTTCGGTGGTCTGCAGGATGTTGTCGAAAGAGCCAGAAAACTCATTGAAGTCCCTTTACAGCATAAAGATAATCTGGCAAAGATTGGAACGCGCCCAATCAAGGGTGTTCTGTTCACGGGACAGCCAGGTACGGGGAAAACAATGTTGGCAAGGATTATTGCAAATAGTACAAAGTCAACGTTTTACGAAATTAGCGGACCAGTGATATTTAGTAAATGGTATGGTCAAAGCGAAGAGTTACTCCGCAAGTTGTTTGCAGATGCGGCACAACAAGAACAGGCGATTATCTTTTTCGATGAAATTGACAGTGTGGCTGGTCAGCGTGCCGACGAATCTCATGAAGTCTCCCGTAGAGTTGTCGCCCAACTTCTTACTCTTATGGACGGCTTTACCAAAAACAACGTTGTTGTTATCGCAACATCTAACCGACCCCAAGATATTGATGCTGCTCTAAGGCGACCAGGTAGATTTGATTGGGAGATCAATTTTCCTCTCCCGAATCGGCAGGATCGTGAATTAATTCTTCAGACATCAGCAAAACACTTGGCTATTTCAGGCGATTTGCCACATGCATGGGTGGCACAAAATACTGAGAGATGGTCAGCGGCAGATTTAGCAGCGATATGGACCGAGGCAGGTCTACTGGCAGCCGCAGATGACAGGTCGGTCATTTTGACAGAAGACTATATTGGAGGCTTTGAATTGGTTAAGGACCAAAAGCGCCGAGCAGTGAAGTTGTCAATGAAAGGTGATGCAAAATGA
- a CDS encoding DEAD/DEAH box helicase family protein — MTFQRKEYQETALGILKDYLEVARVHGAADGFARITRDLGLTRTYKPLPPLPETPYLCLRIPTGGGKTYMAARSASIASNVYLEDEYPVILWLVPTNVIRQQTLETLQKPNHPNREALMDAFKGQVKVLDISEFTQIRPQDLRDRACVVVGTFASLRVKDTDGRKVYAHNEHLEPHFVNLPAGIEGLDTIEEGAEKGKPKYSFRNLLTIHRPLVIIDESQNAASKLMHEVFERIQPACVFEFTATPTPNSNILYNVSASQLKHEQMIKLPIVLTEHQTWGEAIQDAILTRNKLAEIAAKEPDFVRPIVLIQAEEKGREVTVDVVEKFLMETCRIPREHIAIATGTQRELDGVNLFDPNNKIEAVITIEALKEGWDCSFAYVFCSVATVHSKKDVEQLLGRVLRMPYARERVHTELNRAYAHVSSTSWTRAAEQMEDCLVDMGFDKLEAEQYTQVQLPVSTEPVTFKPQEPVVFILTEEPDLSKFDLVEQSQLKIETGSDNRLLLRVSGNVTPELEKKIIASVQEEDRPKVAQTIAQYHQLPKRPLSPAERGEPFLVPQLTLFQDGEPELAEYVLDDHLWNILDYPAELTEDDFKIEEKASTYEFDIKGERLTYKFLGKQLPLDFSDTESGLTDLQLTRWLEPRLRQPNIRPENLLEFTRKTLKQLLDKRNIPLVTLVRARFQLLKAMAAKIKEYQVKDSSSNYQALLFGDNTTAETTYDYYFKFDPNTYPASDFYHGRYQFNKHYYGSVIGAFDTDEELECAKAIDQCNDIKYWVRNLVHDTWAFRLPLSNGKFFYPDFVALLNDGRVMVVEYKGEHLIEASQEKKNIGEKWEDKSNKIALFLMTVKRDEKGRDVHKQIEDKVK, encoded by the coding sequence ATGACCTTCCAACGCAAAGAATATCAGGAAACCGCTTTAGGAATTTTGAAGGACTACCTCGAAGTAGCCCGCGTTCACGGTGCAGCGGATGGCTTCGCCCGCATCACTCGTGACTTGGGGCTGACTCGCACGTACAAACCTTTGCCTCCTCTGCCAGAAACACCTTATCTCTGCCTACGCATCCCAACAGGTGGCGGCAAAACCTACATGGCAGCCCGCAGCGCTTCCATTGCCTCGAATGTCTACCTTGAGGATGAATACCCAGTAATCCTGTGGCTGGTTCCAACCAACGTTATCCGCCAACAGACGCTTGAAACCCTCCAAAAACCCAACCATCCCAACCGTGAAGCCCTGATGGATGCCTTCAAAGGGCAGGTCAAGGTGTTGGATATCAGCGAGTTTACCCAGATCCGTCCGCAGGATTTGCGTGACCGTGCCTGTGTTGTTGTTGGAACATTTGCCAGCCTTCGCGTCAAAGACACAGACGGTCGCAAAGTCTATGCCCATAACGAACACCTTGAACCGCACTTCGTTAACCTACCAGCCGGGATTGAAGGATTGGATACCATTGAGGAAGGCGCAGAAAAAGGAAAACCAAAATATTCCTTCCGCAATCTTCTGACGATTCATCGTCCACTGGTCATCATCGATGAGTCGCAGAACGCTGCGTCAAAACTCATGCACGAAGTGTTTGAGCGCATCCAGCCTGCCTGTGTTTTTGAGTTTACCGCCACACCAACACCAAACAGTAATATTCTATATAACGTATCTGCCTCTCAACTCAAACACGAGCAAATGATCAAACTGCCAATCGTGTTGACCGAGCATCAGACCTGGGGCGAAGCCATTCAGGATGCAATCCTCACCCGCAACAAACTTGCAGAAATCGCCGCCAAAGAGCCCGATTTTGTCCGCCCAATTGTCCTGATCCAGGCAGAGGAAAAAGGACGCGAAGTCACCGTGGATGTGGTGGAAAAATTCCTGATGGAAACCTGTCGTATTCCGCGCGAGCACATTGCCATCGCTACAGGTACACAGCGCGAGTTGGATGGCGTCAATCTCTTCGATCCCAACAACAAAATAGAAGCTGTCATCACCATTGAGGCTCTAAAAGAAGGCTGGGACTGTTCCTTTGCCTATGTATTTTGTTCGGTTGCCACCGTCCATTCCAAAAAGGATGTTGAGCAGTTGCTTGGACGAGTGCTGCGTATGCCGTACGCCCGTGAAAGAGTCCACACCGAATTAAACCGCGCCTATGCTCATGTCTCATCCACAAGTTGGACAAGAGCCGCTGAACAGATGGAAGACTGCCTGGTAGATATGGGCTTCGACAAACTGGAAGCTGAACAGTACACACAGGTTCAACTCCCAGTCAGCACCGAGCCTGTCACATTCAAACCACAGGAACCTGTTGTCTTCATCCTCACTGAAGAACCTGACCTCTCGAAGTTTGATTTAGTGGAACAATCACAACTCAAGATCGAAACAGGCAGCGATAACCGCCTGCTTCTTCGCGTATCAGGAAATGTCACTCCTGAACTGGAAAAGAAGATTATTGCATCTGTCCAGGAAGAAGACCGTCCCAAAGTCGCTCAAACCATTGCGCAATATCACCAGCTCCCCAAACGCCCTCTCTCACCAGCAGAACGTGGTGAACCATTCCTTGTTCCTCAATTGACTCTGTTTCAGGATGGCGAACCTGAACTGGCTGAATACGTTTTGGACGACCATCTTTGGAACATTCTCGACTATCCCGCCGAACTCACCGAAGACGATTTCAAGATCGAAGAAAAAGCCTCCACCTATGAATTTGACATCAAAGGTGAAAGACTGACCTACAAGTTTTTAGGCAAACAACTTCCGCTCGATTTCAGCGATACAGAAAGCGGTCTAACAGATTTGCAACTTACCCGTTGGCTTGAACCGCGATTGAGACAGCCAAACATCCGCCCCGAAAACCTTTTGGAATTTACCCGCAAAACCCTAAAACAATTGCTTGATAAGCGAAACATCCCGCTTGTCACGTTGGTGCGCGCTCGTTTCCAACTGCTCAAAGCAATGGCTGCCAAGATCAAGGAATACCAGGTCAAAGACAGCAGCTCCAACTATCAGGCGCTCCTGTTTGGTGACAACACCACCGCAGAAACCACCTACGATTACTACTTCAAGTTTGATCCAAACACCTATCCAGCCAGCGATTTCTATCATGGGCGATACCAATTTAATAAACACTATTATGGTAGCGTTATTGGCGCCTTCGATACCGATGAGGAATTGGAATGTGCCAAAGCAATTGACCAATGTAATGATATCAAATACTGGGTGCGAAACCTAGTTCATGACACTTGGGCTTTCCGCCTCCCACTCTCGAACGGAAAATTCTTCTACCCCGATTTTGTTGCATTGCTAAATGACGGGCGAGTAATGGTCGTCGAATATAAAGGTGAACATCTTATAGAAGCCTCCCAGGAAAAGAAAAATATCGGCGAGAAATGGGAAGACAAGAGCAACAAGATAGCGCTTTTCCTTATGACTGTGAAACGTGACGAAAAAGGCAGGGATGTTCACAAGCAAATTGAGGATAAGGTCAAGTAA
- a CDS encoding site-specific DNA-methyltransferase, producing MPILHWLNDEEARKTSSRVPYRLLEADETLSYGDPNAENMLIQGDNLEALKALLPYYAGQVRCIYIDPPYNTRSAFEHYDDNLEHSTWLSTIYPRLEILRDLLSPEGSIWVSIDDTEGHYLKVLLDEIFGRDNFVAHIVWQKSHTRENRTDVSTVHDTVLLFAKDRSIWKNIRNPLPSSESQLERYSNPDNDPRGSWASLPAHAKAEKGRRKEQFFTITTPSGRKIDPPAGRCWLYTEPRFLEMVQDNRIWFGANGDNAPRVKKFLSEVQTGLVPSSLWLHSEVGTTGSAKAEITTLFPGETPFSTPKPEKLIERLIQISTNHNDIVLDSFLGSGTTAAVAHKMGRRYIGIEMGDHAITHCVPRLKKVVDGEQGGISEGVNWQGGGGFHFYKLGETIFDEEGKVNPSVRFRTLAAHVWFTETHTPLEVRSKKASPLLGVHNGIAYYLLYNGILGDKSKDGGNVLTGKILAGLPPYQGQKVIYGELTTFSSQRLARENIIFKQVPYDIKAR from the coding sequence ATGCCCATTCTGCACTGGCTCAATGACGAAGAAGCACGCAAAACATCCAGCCGAGTACCTTACCGCCTCCTTGAAGCGGACGAAACGCTTTCCTACGGCGACCCCAACGCTGAAAACATGCTCATTCAAGGTGACAATCTTGAAGCCTTGAAAGCCTTATTGCCATATTATGCTGGTCAAGTGAGGTGTATCTATATTGATCCTCCTTACAATACGCGGAGTGCTTTTGAACACTATGATGATAATTTGGAGCACTCCACATGGTTAAGTACCATTTATCCTCGATTGGAGATTTTGCGCGATTTATTGTCACCTGAAGGAAGTATTTGGGTATCAATCGACGATACAGAAGGGCATTACTTGAAGGTGCTTTTAGATGAGATTTTTGGTAGAGATAACTTTGTTGCGCATATTGTTTGGCAAAAAAGTCATACCAGAGAAAACAGAACAGACGTATCAACGGTTCACGACACTGTCTTGCTCTTTGCAAAAGATAGAAGTATTTGGAAAAACATAAGAAATCCTCTTCCGTCCTCCGAAAGTCAGTTGGAAAGATACTCAAATCCAGATAATGATCCTCGTGGTTCTTGGGCTTCTCTCCCTGCACATGCGAAAGCGGAGAAGGGTAGACGGAAAGAACAATTTTTCACCATTACTACACCTTCGGGTCGGAAGATTGACCCTCCTGCAGGTAGATGTTGGCTTTATACAGAACCAAGATTTCTCGAAATGGTTCAGGATAATCGCATTTGGTTTGGCGCAAATGGAGATAACGCTCCGCGTGTAAAGAAGTTCTTGTCCGAAGTGCAAACAGGATTGGTGCCATCAAGTCTTTGGTTACACTCAGAAGTTGGAACTACTGGAAGCGCAAAGGCAGAAATAACAACTTTATTTCCAGGTGAAACTCCTTTTTCCACCCCCAAGCCAGAAAAATTAATTGAGCGTTTGATTCAAATTTCAACAAATCACAATGATATCGTTCTTGATTCTTTCTTAGGTTCAGGTACTACTGCCGCTGTCGCCCACAAAATGGGGAGACGATATATTGGAATTGAAATGGGAGATCATGCCATTACCCATTGCGTACCACGTTTGAAAAAAGTAGTGGATGGTGAACAAGGTGGCATAAGTGAAGGTGTCAATTGGCAAGGCGGGGGCGGGTTCCATTTCTACAAACTCGGTGAAACCATCTTTGACGAAGAGGGCAAGGTTAACCCATCTGTCAGATTCCGCACTTTGGCGGCGCATGTCTGGTTTACAGAAACCCATACACCGCTGGAGGTCCGAAGCAAAAAAGCATCGCCCCTGCTTGGCGTTCACAATGGTATCGCCTATTACCTGCTCTATAACGGTATCCTCGGCGATAAATCCAAAGACGGCGGAAACGTCCTCACGGGCAAAATCCTCGCCGGTCTTCCACCGTATCAAGGACAAAAAGTGATCTACGGCGAACTGACCACCTTCAGTTCGCAACGGCTGGCACGCGAAAACATCATCTTCAAGCAAGTCCCATACGACATAAAGGCGCGCTAA
- a CDS encoding ParB N-terminal domain-containing protein, translating to MKKAYIPSPDYLTSMYAKPEFNGRWVVMPKVPIDKIKVDKALFSNQNEINWAEVNSITEDFEIGAWFPIMVNPDFFLLDGQHRLAAAQKMKLKYLDVVVDNGEQPATQKDR from the coding sequence ATGAAAAAAGCCTATATTCCTTCCCCTGATTACCTGACATCCATGTATGCCAAGCCTGAATTCAATGGCAGATGGGTTGTCATGCCCAAAGTCCCAATTGATAAAATCAAGGTTGACAAAGCCTTGTTCTCTAATCAAAACGAAATCAACTGGGCTGAAGTCAATTCCATCACTGAGGATTTTGAAATTGGCGCCTGGTTCCCTATTATGGTGAACCCCGACTTCTTTTTACTTGACGGTCAACACAGGCTGGCTGCCGCCCAAAAAATGAAATTAAAATATCTGGATGTAGTCGTAGACAACGGCGAACAACCCGCAACTCAAAAGGATAGATAA
- a CDS encoding very short patch repair endonuclease yields the protein MPDVFTKQKRSEVMSRIRGRGNKDTELALIRIMKKHHISGWRRNYDLFGKPDFVFPKQKVALFVDGCFWHMCPKHFNMPQNNKAFWEKKLLGNKVRDGVVVKTLRREHWKVLRIWEHELASPEQVAKKLVKSLQT from the coding sequence ATGCCTGATGTTTTCACAAAGCAAAAACGCTCAGAGGTAATGTCCCGTATCAGAGGCAGGGGAAACAAGGATACAGAACTTGCTTTGATTCGCATCATGAAAAAACATCATATTTCGGGCTGGCGCAGAAACTATGATTTATTTGGAAAGCCGGACTTTGTGTTCCCAAAACAAAAGGTTGCCCTGTTTGTGGATGGCTGTTTTTGGCACATGTGTCCAAAACATTTCAATATGCCACAAAATAATAAGGCGTTTTGGGAGAAGAAACTTTTGGGCAACAAGGTGCGTGATGGTGTTGTCGTAAAAACGCTTAGACGGGAGCATTGGAAAGTTCTTCGTATTTGGGAACACGAGCTTGCCAGCCCTGAGCAGGTTGCGAAGAAGTTAGTAAAGTCTTTACAAACTTAA